TTTGTGAATTTTTTTTATTCTTGTCCGATAGTTCATGGTATTACATTTTACTTTGAATAATTATCTATATAATGCAATAAAGCCTTTAATGCCAGTATATACGAATAATATCCAAAGCCACAAATCTGTCCAATGCATACAGGTGCAATATACGAATGCCGGCGGAAACGTTCACGTGAATGGATATTGGACAGATGGACTTCCACAGTAGGAAGCCCCGTTGATGCTATACAATCACGTATAGCTATAGAAGTATGGGTATATGC
The sequence above is drawn from the Spirochaetota bacterium genome and encodes:
- the aroQ gene encoding type II 3-dehydroquinate dehydratase, with product MIIHVIHGPNLNLLGEREPAIYGTLTLEDINNKIFEFAKSQKCEVNCFQSNSEGEIIDYIQKNRNCDGFVINPGAYTHTSIAIRDCIASTGLPTVEVHLSNIHSRERFRRHSYIAPVCIGQICGFGYYSYILALKALLHYIDNYSK